In a single window of the Phycisphaerales bacterium genome:
- a CDS encoding Z1 domain-containing protein, giving the protein MTTAPDPFAAVFTKDNFLDLILRGFSGAEEPTVAQVESAVDSLMIGPFEQLRTERAAIIEDALRRVRVRIGAASTLDDDSGHEDWLPQLDRTGWRLWPRLSEYLRLESHLAPSVLRELDRSTDQTLERLESPLRDGPWDRRGLVVGHVQSGKTTHYTSVIAKALDAGYQIVIVLAGIHKSLRSQTHERLDKDLIGIDSAALLEAARRGEGPPEGAAVIGVGRFDLERGHADLPFTILTCTTSADNGDFRTTIARQIGFRVSPGTRLVIVVKKNRGILTNLRDWLRAQNAGPGETARIHAPALVIDDEADHASINTNDPEEDPTTINRLIRELLLSFDRVGFVGYTATPFANIFIPSGPPDGAYGDDLFPRSFVVNLKAPSDYIGPSFVFGHPGDESVGLPAQLPLPMHVPVNDSAPWLPDGHKNGHVPGPLPATLCEAIRLFVLVCAARTVRGQNAEHSTMLVHATRFVNVQDRVAQQIEEEVNTLRNVVTLGATANVEEMRAVFRDIWERREGRHHDAFSTALGDRCQPLPDFDAVWEQVPDALNRIQIMKVNGSSTDALAYSRTPEGLWVIAIGGDKLSRGLTLAGLSVSYFLRTSKMFDTLMQMGRWFGYRPGYADLCRVYTTDSLHVAFREIALAMDDLRAELDRMAEARKTPEEFGLRVRTPSDGLLITAANKIRDGEKVFVRFAGELVQALEIQRVGPQGDANREAVRTLIERVGPGFTRSVRGRNSSHFLWSDVPVATVLEFLEKYEAISTPSFFGRCDALRRYIRERATQGELHSWTVAVISRGNSPAGEVTIAGVEFPRVIRGPKDAPIPSDRFATQAVVGSADEAADLTQEEYAQALALSPSPRNKPDERPTSPAREKVREVRGSSGRGYLMLYLIKDPNPDNPVEFIPSAAISFPESATAQPLAYTVNETWRREYGLFDLEDGDADAT; this is encoded by the coding sequence ATGACCACAGCGCCTGATCCATTTGCAGCAGTGTTCACGAAGGACAATTTTCTTGACCTGATTCTGCGCGGGTTCAGCGGCGCAGAGGAGCCGACAGTCGCACAGGTGGAAAGTGCGGTTGACAGTCTGATGATCGGGCCGTTCGAGCAATTGCGCACTGAGCGTGCAGCGATCATCGAAGATGCTCTTCGCCGGGTCCGGGTGCGAATCGGCGCGGCTTCGACGCTCGACGATGACAGTGGCCACGAAGACTGGCTTCCCCAGCTCGATCGTACAGGCTGGCGTCTGTGGCCTCGCCTGTCAGAGTATCTGAGACTCGAATCGCATCTCGCCCCTTCCGTTTTGAGAGAACTCGATCGTTCAACCGATCAGACGCTTGAACGGCTGGAGTCTCCGCTTCGTGACGGCCCCTGGGATCGTCGCGGCCTGGTGGTCGGCCATGTCCAGTCGGGCAAGACAACACACTACACATCGGTGATCGCCAAGGCACTCGATGCCGGCTACCAGATCGTCATTGTCCTCGCTGGCATTCACAAGAGCCTTCGCAGTCAGACGCATGAGCGGCTTGACAAGGATCTGATCGGAATCGATAGCGCCGCACTGCTGGAGGCGGCGCGGCGTGGAGAGGGACCTCCGGAAGGTGCAGCTGTCATCGGAGTGGGCCGGTTTGACCTTGAGCGTGGCCACGCCGACCTTCCGTTCACTATCCTGACTTGCACAACATCAGCGGATAATGGCGACTTCAGAACGACAATCGCCAGGCAGATCGGCTTTCGTGTGAGCCCGGGCACCCGACTGGTCATTGTGGTCAAGAAGAACAGGGGCATCCTCACCAATCTGCGAGACTGGCTGCGGGCACAGAACGCCGGCCCGGGCGAAACCGCCCGAATCCACGCACCAGCTCTGGTTATTGATGACGAGGCAGACCATGCCTCCATCAACACGAACGACCCCGAGGAAGATCCGACGACCATCAACCGGCTCATCCGTGAGTTGCTGTTGTCGTTCGACCGGGTGGGATTTGTCGGCTATACCGCCACACCATTTGCGAATATTTTCATCCCGTCGGGCCCACCCGATGGTGCATACGGCGATGATCTGTTCCCCAGGTCATTTGTCGTCAATCTCAAGGCACCATCTGATTATATCGGGCCATCGTTCGTATTCGGGCATCCCGGCGACGAATCCGTCGGATTGCCTGCACAGCTTCCGCTGCCGATGCATGTGCCTGTCAATGACTCTGCCCCTTGGCTTCCCGATGGTCACAAGAACGGTCATGTCCCAGGCCCGCTGCCGGCGACACTGTGCGAAGCGATCCGGCTGTTTGTGCTCGTCTGTGCGGCTCGCACCGTTCGGGGGCAGAACGCCGAGCACAGTACGATGCTCGTCCATGCAACACGCTTCGTCAATGTTCAGGACCGAGTCGCTCAGCAGATCGAAGAGGAGGTGAACACGCTCCGTAATGTAGTGACTCTGGGAGCGACGGCCAATGTAGAAGAAATGCGAGCCGTGTTCCGCGATATCTGGGAACGACGGGAGGGTCGTCACCACGACGCGTTCAGTACGGCACTCGGCGACAGATGCCAGCCTCTTCCGGATTTTGATGCGGTGTGGGAGCAGGTCCCGGATGCCCTGAATCGCATTCAGATCATGAAGGTGAACGGAAGCTCCACGGATGCTCTTGCATACTCGCGCACCCCTGAGGGCCTCTGGGTGATTGCCATAGGTGGGGACAAGCTGAGCCGGGGCCTCACTCTTGCGGGACTGTCCGTCAGCTACTTTCTCCGTACCTCGAAGATGTTCGACACACTCATGCAGATGGGCCGCTGGTTCGGCTATCGACCAGGCTATGCCGACCTGTGCAGGGTCTATACAACGGACTCACTCCATGTTGCCTTCCGCGAGATCGCTCTTGCAATGGACGATCTGCGCGCCGAGCTTGATCGGATGGCAGAAGCCAGAAAGACACCCGAAGAATTCGGTCTGCGGGTCCGGACACCGTCCGATGGGCTTCTGATCACGGCGGCTAACAAGATCCGCGATGGAGAAAAGGTCTTTGTCCGGTTCGCTGGCGAACTCGTGCAGGCGCTTGAGATCCAGAGAGTTGGCCCGCAGGGTGATGCCAACAGGGAGGCGGTACGAACCCTCATAGAGCGAGTCGGCCCGGGTTTCACAAGATCAGTGCGAGGAAGGAACTCGTCACACTTCCTCTGGAGCGATGTGCCGGTGGCCACGGTACTTGAGTTCCTCGAGAAGTACGAGGCTATTTCAACACCCAGCTTCTTCGGACGATGCGATGCCCTCCGTCGCTACATCCGGGAACGAGCCACACAGGGTGAGCTGCACAGCTGGACGGTTGCAGTCATTTCACGGGGCAACAGCCCCGCAGGGGAAGTGACGATTGCCGGAGTTGAGTTTCCGCGGGTCATCCGCGGCCCGAAGGATGCACCCATTCCTTCAGATCGGTTTGCCACTCAGGCGGTCGTAGGCTCTGCGGACGAAGCAGCTGATCTGACGCAGGAGGAGTATGCACAGGCTCTCGCTCTGTCACCATCGCCGCGTAACAAACCTGATGAGCGGCCGACTTCTCCTGCACGGGAAAAAGTTCGAGAAGTCCGGGGTTCATCGGGACGCGGATATCTGATGCTCTATCTCATCAAGGATCCCAACCCAGACAATCCGGTGGAGTTCATTCCCTCGGCGGCCATCAGCTTCCCTGAGTCGGCAACTGCTCAGCCACTGGCTTACACCGTCAATGAAACATGGCGACGGGAGTACGGACTGTTTGATCTGGAGGATGGCGATGCCGACGCTACTTGA
- a CDS encoding PD-(D/E)XK motif protein: MKHGDGSTDCLIWRMAMPTLLDDWQRMRLSTVPASDPGYALELRVSRPGIRVFLALQQPGQNPALVVELPAAIRPRALSSFSTRAFEVVLAAFPGLPDGHIGIAINLMDTSFDDLFAMLADEILAAVSDSSSPDQAVQAINRCIARWRRFVDSGRRSLTDEEVRGLIGELAVLGRLSRRIGFLNALAAWRAPLDSIRDFELDNSSLEVKTYQVQAGPSLRINDPAQLEPSPERPLHLCAVRLAPTDAGRTLPEVIRLICDTYSSQQSGITQLEDLLASYGYLASQARTYTDRFSIGPVHVFAVDEGFPRIRPLAVPAGVEDVRFAIPIGALARYEVSADEVLGPPASTLEAVS, encoded by the coding sequence ATGAAACATGGCGACGGGAGTACGGACTGTTTGATCTGGAGGATGGCGATGCCGACGCTACTTGATGACTGGCAGCGAATGCGTCTCAGTACAGTTCCTGCGAGCGATCCAGGCTACGCGCTTGAGCTGCGGGTATCCCGACCCGGGATTCGCGTCTTCCTTGCGCTACAGCAGCCGGGCCAGAACCCGGCGCTGGTCGTAGAACTGCCCGCAGCCATCCGGCCTCGGGCTCTTTCCAGCTTTTCGACGAGGGCGTTCGAGGTCGTGCTTGCCGCCTTTCCGGGTCTCCCGGATGGACACATCGGTATTGCGATCAACCTCATGGATACAAGCTTCGATGATCTGTTCGCCATGCTGGCCGATGAGATTCTTGCGGCGGTATCGGATTCATCGAGCCCCGATCAGGCTGTGCAGGCAATCAACCGCTGCATCGCAAGGTGGCGTCGTTTCGTCGATTCGGGTCGCAGATCGCTTACGGACGAAGAAGTGCGCGGTCTGATCGGAGAACTTGCAGTCCTGGGACGCCTTTCGCGAAGAATCGGGTTCCTGAACGCTCTGGCCGCCTGGCGTGCTCCGCTGGACTCGATCCGTGACTTCGAGCTCGACAACAGCTCGTTGGAAGTGAAAACCTATCAGGTACAGGCTGGTCCCTCCCTGCGGATCAATGACCCGGCCCAGCTTGAACCGAGTCCGGAGAGACCGCTTCATCTGTGTGCGGTTCGGCTGGCCCCGACCGATGCCGGGCGGACACTTCCTGAAGTGATTCGGTTGATCTGCGATACCTATTCATCTCAGCAGAGTGGCATCACCCAACTGGAAGACCTGCTCGCCTCCTACGGCTATCTTGCATCTCAAGCCCGGACATACACAGACCGCTTCTCGATCGGCCCTGTCCATGTCTTCGCGGTAGATGAGGGCTTTCCACGCATCCGCCCGCTGGCCGTTCCGGCGGGCGTGGAGGATGTTCGCTTTGCCATTCCGATCGGCGCACTCGCCCGCTACGAGGTTTCCGCAGATGAAGTACTCGGGCCGCCGGCGAGCACACTGGAGGCCGTAAGCTGA